aataattcagtggtatttatggagcgcttactgtgttcaaaatactatgctaagtgctagggagagtacagtacagctgagCTGGGAGccatctattccctgcccacagcaagtttacagtctagagggagataagtgtggtatttaagcactttctgtgtgccaaacactgaggtaaGCACCATGGGAGATAGaagataggtcagacacggtctccgtcccataTCTGGGACACCaacatttcctccccacctcccacctctcctctgtcCTGCTCTCTCGACcccggagagggaaagagaaggcccGAGTTCAGTCGTTTCACATGTCAAAGGAGACTCATAGTCCCTTTCAGGATCTGTTTGtatctttcctttttccccagctGGCCCCAGCACTCGGTCAGCtcctttttttgctttgtttttttgtacgtaagccctatgtgccaggcattgtactgtgtgctcggatagataccagctaatccggttggacatggtccgtgtcccacatggggctcatagtcttaatcgccattttataggtgaggtaactgaggcacagagaagagaagtcgcttgcccagggtcacccagcagaaaagtggaaagtggcggagctgggattagaacccaggtccttctgactcccaggcgcatgatctttccactaggccgtgctgcttctttattttcctttttttaaaaccgGGGTTTTAGGCAAGGCTGAGCTGAGCTCATTATTCTACCGAGGAAGTCTAGTCGAGACTGCAATTTTTAccctctgcataaaataagggTGTGTTTTATTTTGTTAGTAGAAAGAATCATTGGAAAGGTTTCAGCAAGCTCCCAGATCCAATAGCAAGAGAGATTAAGTTGACCTTGAATCAATAGCAGGTTAGGTCGGAAGAAAAGGATTATTCCTAAGGATCAAAAAGTATCAATAATACATTCTTAGAGGATTTAGAGTGGCTGTTTTATTATTCCCGATCaatttaatgatttttttaaaaaaattaaaggtaAGCACAGTCAGAAAAGTGGTAACTATGTCTTTCGTCAATGTGAAAAGGGTTTTGTATTTTAGCTCTTCACAATCATCTGAGGGGAGTAGAGGAAGCACTGTTGTTCCCCAGTATTTCTCTGACTGACTTGCCCGTCCCATTTCAGGTACGTGAAGACCTACCTATTACCAAACAAGGGCAAGATGGCTAAAAAGAAGACCCTCGTGGCCAAGAAAACATTGAATCCCGTGTTTAACGAGATACTGCGGGTAGCTATGAACGGCACCACCGAGAAATCATTAGTAACCCTAGGGAAATTAACTACTGGGGGTGATGctccttttttttccatgattattttttctttttttgttcaaGGCTCTGTAGAGATGTCAGATTTTCAGGAAGATCATTTTTTGCCTTTCAGGGATGTTGCAGTGACTTGGGCCGggttccaatcagtggtatttattgagtgctttactctgtgcagaacactgtactaaagtcctggcaacagaattagcagattccaGACCCGAAGGATCACTTCTCTATGTGATCGTCTTCTCCTTCTTTAACATTCGTTAAATATTCTGAAGGATGTTGAGACATTTTACAGGAACACCAAAGCCGTCTCTGCAAGATTCCTTCAGCGAGTCCTGGGTATGCCAAGGCAGGCGCCAAAGACCATTTTCTCCGCTGCGTCCCGTCTTGTTTTCGTCTTCAGCTACCGTATTATTTTACCTAGACTGACTAGGTGACTTTTAAAGATGACGCTTGAAAGAGCTGCTAGAGCATGTTAACTCACTTTGGCCACGGCTACCCGGGGCTCTCGTATTTGATCGGTAACCCCGAGTATTGGAAGAACTATCCCTCACCATCCCCTGCATTTAATATCTGATCTCCAAGACCtcgaaaaggggaaggagaggaaaaggcgcgGAGGAAAAATCAGTCAGTAGACCTTTGTGTTCCCAGACCACTTTAAAGCATTTAAAGGGTGAGTGTCTTTTAAATGACCCAAGTCAAGAGGGGTCATCACACTTCCCATTCTGCTTAGGAACCTCAGACAAAAGGCTGCCTTTTCTGGGGAAGTTTGTCCCCTGGAGTAGGTTGGGTTTGTACTTAAATGGGGAACTAGGACTCACCCTCACCCATAAAGTACAGGCGGCTAAGGCGGTGCAAATGTGTTCTGTCTTTCAGACTACCCCACttttcagtcggtcgtatttattgagcactttccgtgtgcggagcactgcagtaaaggcttgggagagtacaatagaataataagcagacacatcccctgcccaaaatgaacttgagAAGTGATTTGATCTGTGAAAGAAAAAacagagatgtgccttctaagAGAGCAGGGAGCGGGTCAGCTCCACAAAGGAATAAGATGGTGGTATAATATCTGTGAGATTTGAAATGGGTTGGCCCACCTCTTCGGTCACTGTGAAATTGCTTGTTGGAGTCAGTCAtcaagtcatatttactgaacgcttactttttgcggggcactgtactaagcgcttgggaaagcacagtataaagagttggtagacgtgttccctgcccgcagcgagcgtaCAGTCCCCTcgattttcctctttctcccctcaattctcctgtttctCACTGGATCCTGTGCAGTACAAGGTCGACAAGCAGGTTTTGAACACCCAGAAGCTGAACGTCTCCGTCTGGCATCGGGATACTTTTAAGCACAACAAGTTCCTGGGGGAAGTGGAGCTGGATATGGAAACGTGGGACTGGGGAAACAAGCAGAATAAGCAACTGACGTGGTACCCCCTGAAGAACAGGGTAGGTTTGGGTTCTGGGAGGTGAagtgagggaaggggagacatCTCTCAAAACTGGGGTAGAAAAGTAgcagtgttatcattattattatagtatccgttaagcgcttactatgtgccaagcactggggtaggtacaaggcaatcaggttggtcacagttcctctcccccatggggctaaaagtctaacacccattttacagatgaggtaactggggcacagcgaagggaagcgacctgcccagggtcacgcagcagacgagtagtggagccgggattagaacccacaacctctgactcccaagcccgggcccttgcctctaggccctgctgcttcccctctccctctgcgccATCTCTCTGAATGGTCTTCCCGCACCCTCGTACTTTCTATGACTATCGGCCGGTGGTATTTCGTGAGCGCCTACTCTCTAGtatgcgcttgggcgagtacagttcaGTTGGCAGAGACGACTCCCGCCcgaaaggagtttccaatctgttGGCTGCTATTTAGGGTGGTGAGTTCAGGAGGCATCGATGTGATATCGCCTCTAGGACTGAAGTTACTGGTGATGGTTGTGGAAGTAACGGCCGACAGAGAGAGCGTTCGGGTGGCGGAATGGAGCCGTCTACTCGAATAATAAccatggcgtctgttaagcgcttactctgtgcccagcaccgttctaagcgccggatagtcgtcgtagcatttattgagcacccgctgagTTCAGGGCACTTCTTGGCTCCGGGGGGTCGTCGGCTCTCGGGTTGGGGGTTCCCTCTTACGTGCGGGAGTGAATTTGGAGTCCAGTGCCCACATAACCCAGGATGGtgttggtctgctgggtgactctgggcaggtcacttcactcctctgggcctcttgtctcatctgttaaataggactgagaccgtgaaccccacgtgggacggggactgggtccaacccgatttgtctgtatccaccccaacgcttagaacggggcccggcacgtagtccttgcttaacaaattcccccaGTTACTGTCACTGTCGTCGGGAGAGTAGCCGAGTCCGGGGCCAAGTTCCCGAGCTCCCACAAGGAGGGATTCAGTGGCGAACGAGAACGGTGACAAATGGGTCTTTCTCCATTTCCAGACTCCAGGGTCTGGCCACGAGATGGAGAGCCAAGGAGAGATGAAACTGGCTCTCCAGTATGTCCCCCAGCCAACGTCCGGTAAGGGACTCTTCTCCCGCGCGTCTCGGGGGCGGGAAGGTCGGGTGGACTCGCCAATCTTCCGTGACAGACATCTTCCGCTATTGGCCGGAATTGAACGGGATGTGCGGAGGCTTCCCTTGACGCCGTTATCGTTCTGTGAACGGATGGCCTCCGGAGCTGCGATTTAGAAGACCTGCAGTCTAAGCCACGGTTTACTCTTTGCCCTTCCGGACTTCACGGTGTCTAGTTGAAAGAAGGAATCAGTAATCCCTCATTCCCCGGGGAGGTCGGGAAGGTAGTCGAGGTGACGCATTTGAAGCAACCATCGGAAAAAAGGGTAGGAGGTCGTCGCTGAATCCCGTGGCCGAATGCATCCTGACTGCCTTCGGTGGTTCTTGGCAGCTAGAACGGGAATgagttcaatcgatcgtattttttgcgtgcttcccgagtgcagagcattgtactaagtgcttgggagagtacagcggacttggcagacgtgttccctgcccacaatgagcttacagtctaaagaaacaAATCAGAAACAAACGCCAAATTTAAAAATATCGCTCCGggttttgattattttttaaatagttttCATCAGAGGACTTTCATTTAGGAAATGGAAActcatggggtgtgtgtgtgtgtttgtgcttatGTGTGCAGTTTCAAGAAGGCCATTTGAGTATTCCATGTTTCCTTTTGCCGGTTTTTTATATGCCCGGGAACCCAGATTCCACCCGGTGCAGTTAAGGGAATGACCcattccccgtttagactgtgagcccgtcattgagcagggattgcctctatctgttgccgaattgtacattccaggcgcttagtacagtgctctgcacagagtaagcgctcaataaatactattgaatgaatgaatgaccatctaTCGGACCCTTATTTTCTTGTACCTCTTCTATCGCTCTTAAGGCTCCCCCTGTCACGCAGCTGAAGATGCTgacttcattcagttcattcagatgAATTCActgagcgcccactctgtgcgggacactgtactaagtacttgggagagtacaaggtagcGATAAACCTCTTTGTCCCGTTGGTCTGTCCTAGGTAAAAAGCTCCCGACCGGCGAAGTGCACATCTGGGTGAAGGAATGCATCGACCTACCACTTCTAAGGGGCCACCAGCTGAATTCATTTGTTAAATGGTAACCCGCTGGCGGGATCGAGGAGGAAATGGGTGGGCTCTGAGCCCCTGGAGAATAGTTGGACGTTCATTTTGCTCGGTCGGTGATGGTGAACCTCACGGTTTGTAGGAACCTCCCTGAATCGTAGCCACATGAGTGAgacaccctcccctcaccccccccgccAAGGCCAGCCGGGCCTTAGGACTCCaggagtcggggggcgggggggtgggcacGGTTCTGGGTACGGAATGTGAAAGTGTGGATCTAGGAGATCAGTCaggcattattgagcactttctgtgcgcagagcactgtactaagtgctagggagagtacaaggcaacagagtcggtcgatacattccccgcccgcgagaAGTGGATAGTCTAAAGGTTCGAGAGGAGATCTGGTTTCTAGTCCAGgcttggtgaccttgagcaagacccgtaacctctctgtgtttcagtttcagtGAAATATGGAAGAAGTGGGATGGTCCGGTCCCgcttctcccttcttcactggGATGTTGGGCGGATAAGGCGTcacggtcgtatttatcgagcactcactgtgtgcagagcaccgtactaggcgcttgggagaggacagtacaactctaaacagacacattccctgtcctctcctATCCTCGCTCTGGCTACTTTTCCCCAGGTCCCGTGGCTAAGCTCCGTTCTCGCAGATGCGGCCGcggtgaggatggggaggggacagatCCTGGCGCCCGTTTGAATGCCCCTCTCACAAccccgcctctctctctccagcaccATCCTTCCAGACACGAGCAGGAAGAGTCGCCAGAAGACGAGGACGGTCCCCAAAACGGCCCATCCGGTCTTCAACCACACGATGGTGTACGACGGCTTCAGGGAGGAGGACCTCAAGGAGGCctgcgtggagctcacggtctgggacCACTTCACGTTGACCAGTCAGTTCCTGGGCGGGCTGCGGCTCGGCTTCGGCACGGGTAGGGCGACCTCGTTCTCGGTCTCTTCCGAGTCACCTCTCCCCCGACCCGCCCTCGGCCCCGAGGTCTGACCGTTTCCCTTATCCTGCAGGAAATAGTGATCCGACtatcctgaaataataataataatcgccgCGTTGGTTAAATGCTCGCTAAGCGCCCGGCTCTAGGGAAATCGGATCGGACGCGGGTCCCTGTCGGACGAAGggctccaatccccattttacagatgagggaaccgaggcacagagaagcgaagtcagtAGCCCGAGgacacccagctgacgggtggcggagcagggattagaacccaggtccttcggagtcctaggtccgtgctcaatccactaggctactctgcttctccacgctgtaagcttcttgagggtggggatcatatctCATGTctccgttgtgctctcccaaatcacTCGGCAGAACGGCCTGCACCCAGAAGGCCCTCAGTGAATGTGGAGTGGTTGATCGACAcgggaagcagtgcggtctagtggatagagcggggccccgggagtcagaaggacctggattctaatcccggctccgccgcttgaccgCTGCGCCACCTTGGAcgcctcacttcgcttctctgcgcctcggctaCCTCGTCTGCGAAACAGGGAGTAGtaatacagtgagccccacgtgggacgtgtcCATccctattagcttgtacctatcccggcgcttagtacagtgctcggcacatagtaagcagttacaaAATGCcataaggaaaaagaaaacccatCTGAAACACCCTAAGGGTTCAACACACCCCTCGATTGTTATTATTCTGTCATGAGAATGAGTCTCGTGATTCTGGTTTTCCAGGGAAAAGCTACGGTACCGAGGTGGATTGGATGGATTCCACCCCAGAGGAGGAGTCCCTGTGGGAGAGGATGGTGAACCACCCCAACACTTGGATAGAAGGAACGTTACCCCTCAGGATGTTGCTGGTAGCCAAGATGGCCAAATAaaggtgccccccacccccaccccgggttgTGTCCGCTGGGGAGGACCTGGTGGAATCTTTGACCGTCCGCTCGCTAGCCCGTGTCGAGACCGTGTCGTTTCTACATCTGTTACCGGCACCGAAGCGGGGAGGCCGAACGATAACCGGGCGGAAACGTTGCGTTGGTGCGGCTCTGGACGCTCGGGTCAAGGCCCGTGCAAGTGGCGGGGTGAGAAAATAGGATGGAAAATGAATTAAAACTGCGCATCAcccggagaaaagggaaaggtgcGTTGGGAGCAGGTTAGGAATCCTAAACTGATGCTGCTGCTTCAGGAAGAAAGCCGCCAAACTATAACTTCCCAAAGCCCCCCCCGGGGTCGGTCACCCGGGGTCTGAAAGCGTctcgctctctttccctccttcgccGTCCCGTCCGTGACACAAACCTTAATGCTGAATTCTCCTCGTGGAGTTGCTTCTGTGGTCTCCGATGCTTAGAAGTTGTCgtcggggggctggggctctgggtcCACCCTCACCCCGGCCGCCCCGTCAGAGGGTCTGGGAAAGAGCGATCCTCTGGCCTTCTGGATTAGAATTGTAAATCTGAATTTTGGATGAATCCACTGGCTAGGGGTGGATTCGTTTCATCGGCCACCAGCCGGCCTCGCGGCGGGTAGGATTTTTAAATATACTGTGGTTCCCTCGATGGGACCTAGTGGGAATTGCATCCTTCTTAGTTCGGAAGCCTTGGTTGAAGACTTTAAAGAGATTTCAACTGGACACTTGGGAGTAAGCCCTG
This sequence is a window from Ornithorhynchus anatinus isolate Pmale09 chromosome 20, mOrnAna1.pri.v4, whole genome shotgun sequence. Protein-coding genes within it:
- the SYTL2 gene encoding synaptotagmin-like protein 2 isoform X4, with amino-acid sequence MSDDRDTDTASESSSRLGRHQKSPSSLTNLSSSSGMTSLSSVSGSVMSIYSGDFGNVEVKGTIQFAIDYVESLKEFHILIAQCKDLAAADVKKQRSDPYVKTYLLPNKGKMAKKKTLVAKKTLNPVFNEILRYKVDKQVLNTQKLNVSVWHRDTFKHNKFLGEVELDMETWDWGNKQNKQLTWYPLKNRTPGSGHEMESQGEMKLALQYVPQPTSGKKLPTGEVHIWVKECIDLPLLRGHQLNSFVKCTILPDTSRKSRQKTRTVPKTAHPVFNHTMVYDGFREEDLKEACVELTVWDHFTLTSQFLGGLRLGFGTGKSYGTEVDWMDSTPEEESLWERMVNHPNTWIEGTLPLRMLLVAKMAK